The nucleotide sequence TAAAAGTCCAGTTAAGACCGGTCAGTGGAGAGCATGAAAAATTTTCTGTGGGCAATATCCATATGGATATCGGAACACATCAAGTATTTAAAAATGGGGAAGTGGTCTACCTGACCCAGAAGGAATTTGCGCTTTTGGAATACTTACTGAGGAATAAGGGGAAAGTCTGCCGTAGGACACAGATTATAGAGCAGGTATGGGATATCAATTTTGACTATAACTCAGGAGTGATAGATGTGTATATCAATGCACTGCGAAAAAAACTCAATTTGGAGGAAGGAGAGAATTATATCCAAACCATTCGAGGCGTAGGGTATATAGCGAAGGAAATATGAAGCTCAACTTCAAAAATAGGATTGCCTTTTATTACCTGATAGCTACCTCCGCGGTGAGTGTATTGGCTTTCGGCTTTATTTACTTTATTGTTCAGAAAACTGTTTATGAAAGCCTTGATCAGGACCTGACCTTTGAAGCGAACAAGCACTTATTGGAAATAGCCGTTGAGGGAGACACCATCTACTTTACCCATAAGAAAGAATGGGAGGAAATTGAGCATAAAGAAGTGCAGATCAATCCGGTTTTTTTGCAGCTAATGGGCTTGGATGGACAGGTGATGGATAAGTCTCCCAACTTAAAGGAAGATCATTTGGATATGCAGCAGCAGGTCTCTTTGGGGCACCATTATGACACCAGACTAAATAACAGGCCGATCAGGCAAGTGCATATTGGTATTCAAAAAGAAGGGCAATTGAAAGGGTATATTGTCGCAGCAGTTCCCTTGGAGGCTTCTATCATGGTATTGTCAAATTTGATGAAAACTTTACTGATATTGTTTCCTGTTTCAATATGGGTGTTGTTTCTTATATCCAGGTACCTTGCAGGAAAGAGCATTGCGCCTATAGCTAGCATTATCTCTACTACCAATAGCATAACCAAAAACAATTTGGCAGAAAGGGTGCCATTGCCCAATAATAAAGATGAATTATTTGAACTGTCCACCTCCATTAACGGGCTTTTGGATAGGATAGGGGCGGCACTTGAGCGGGAAAAACAGTTTACTTCAGATGCCTCCCATGAACTGAGAACGCCTTTGGCCGCGCTGAGGGGAACCTTGGAGGTCCTGGTCAGAAAGAAACGGAATATTGAGGATTATGAAGAGAAGATTTATGATAGCCTTCAAGAAGTAGACCGGATGTCAAAAATAGTGGAACAGCTATTGTTCCTGGCCAGGAATGATTTGAATCAGGCCATTAAAGGACAGGGAAAGGTTGCAATTGCCGTATTGGTAGATGAGATTTTGGGTAGGTACCAAAGTCAAATAAGGCAAAAGAAAATCAGTATTTCCCTGACTTCAGATCAATCAGGAGACTTTTTGGTTCCTTACTATTATGGCAATTTAATGCTGGATAACCTGATCAATAATGCCATCAAATATAGCCATGATAGGGGCAAGATTGATATTAAACTTCAGTATGTGGCTGGGCAGTGTCATTGTTATATCAAAGATGAGGGAATAGGTATCAGGGAGGAAGATCTGCCCGTCATCTTCAATCCCTTTTTTAGATCACAACCCTTGGAGCATAAAGAAGTAAATGGTAATGGCTTAGGCTTATCCATCGTAAAGAAGGCCGCGGAAGCCATTCAAGCTAAAATCGACGTTCATAGTAAATTTGGAAAAGGGACTTGGGTACATTTGGTGTTTGAGTGAGGATGCAAGTATTCAAAGATGAGTAATGTTTGCTTATGATGTAAGTTTTCAGAATATTGAAGCATATTTGATTTTATGTATATCAGCAGTTGTGGCAGTTAAGATTAAAAGAGATGCTGAACGATTGTTTAAACTAAAACAATACTTGCTTCAATCTTCAGTTCTACCAGGTAGTTAGACAGGCTTCCGACCACTTCATCATTAGACAATATTGACTTTATATGGATATTAGAGGGATTTTTCCGACCAGGTATTTGACAGTATTTTTGATTTTTATGCTCTTTGCTTCAATGCTTACAGCAAAAGAGTTACCCAATATTTTATGGTTAAGTAGTGAGGATAATAGCCCCTTTGCAGGATGCTATGGCGATGAATTTGCGACTACACCAAATATGGACAAATTGGCCAGTGAAGGTTTTTTATATACACATGCCTATGCCAATGCACCGGTGTGTGCCCCAGCCCG is from Echinicola marina and encodes:
- a CDS encoding response regulator transcription factor is translated as MNLLIIEDEPGIVRFLKQGFEEEGYLVESATDGAQGLDMALSNDYNIILLDWMIPSISGIEVCRSFRKHNSKTPIIFLTAKDEVTDVIFGLQAGANDYIKKPFHFEELLERVKVQLRPVSGEHEKFSVGNIHMDIGTHQVFKNGEVVYLTQKEFALLEYLLRNKGKVCRRTQIIEQVWDINFDYNSGVIDVYINALRKKLNLEEGENYIQTIRGVGYIAKEI
- a CDS encoding sensor histidine kinase, which encodes MKLNFKNRIAFYYLIATSAVSVLAFGFIYFIVQKTVYESLDQDLTFEANKHLLEIAVEGDTIYFTHKKEWEEIEHKEVQINPVFLQLMGLDGQVMDKSPNLKEDHLDMQQQVSLGHHYDTRLNNRPIRQVHIGIQKEGQLKGYIVAAVPLEASIMVLSNLMKTLLILFPVSIWVLFLISRYLAGKSIAPIASIISTTNSITKNNLAERVPLPNNKDELFELSTSINGLLDRIGAALEREKQFTSDASHELRTPLAALRGTLEVLVRKKRNIEDYEEKIYDSLQEVDRMSKIVEQLLFLARNDLNQAIKGQGKVAIAVLVDEILGRYQSQIRQKKISISLTSDQSGDFLVPYYYGNLMLDNLINNAIKYSHDRGKIDIKLQYVAGQCHCYIKDEGIGIREEDLPVIFNPFFRSQPLEHKEVNGNGLGLSIVKKAAEAIQAKIDVHSKFGKGTWVHLVFE